A genomic stretch from Setaria italica strain Yugu1 chromosome VII, Setaria_italica_v2.0, whole genome shotgun sequence includes:
- the LOC101753048 gene encoding WEB family protein At1g75720 isoform X1: MVGGGGGGGGEVVVLGRAEIDTRAPFRSVKEAVVLFGERVLAGELSAGRQLSVNQEDVAPLQKCYKYKNRAAATRPNHHAVSITAGAVTTATPRPVPPVTAELAVAKQELEKEREEKQKMAGCIQSLQEELSHAMRELKRLKARDDEEAGAAAAAKVIDLEIDEGLSFTEAEKKPAPPRRSADGVAAAAGSELQKKRYVTFADPPTAAASRAPPLPDVVMELHRAPPQPQPHYYREPRFQRQMSAGHEAAKAMAAEEGRKKKKKPLIPLVGALFMRRKKSSGSCHDDSF; this comes from the exons ATGgtgggaggtggtggaggaggaggaggcgaggtgGTGGTGCTCGGCCGGGCGGAGATCGACACCAGGGCTCCGTTCCGCTCCGTCAAGGAGGCCGTCGTCCTCTTCGGCGAGAGGGTCCTCGCCGGGGAGCTCTCCGCCGGACGCCAACTCTCCGTCAACCAG GAGGACGTGGCACCGCTACAAAAATGCTATAAATACAAG AACCGAGCGGCGGCAACGAGACCCAACCACCACGCCGTCAGCATCACAGCCGGCGCTGTCACCACAGCTACACCACGCCCCGTGCCGCCGGTGACAGCAGAGCTTGCGGTGGCGAAGCAGGAGCTGGAGAAGGAGCGGGAGGAGAAGCAGAAGATGGCCGGGTGCATCCAGTCCCTGCAGGAGGAGCTCAGCCACGCCATGAGGGAGCTTAAGAGGCTCAAGGCgcgcgacgacgaggaggccggcgccgccgccgccgccaaggtcATCGACCTGGAGATCGACGAGGGCCTCAGCTTCACCGAGGCCGAGAAGAagccggcgccgccacggcgctCGGCCGACGGCGTCGCGGCTGCCGCCGGAAGCGAGCTCCAGAAGAAGAGGTACGTGACGTTCGCCGACccgccgacggccgccgcgtcccgcgcgccgccgttgccggaCGTCGTGATGGAGCTACACCGCGCGCCGCCCCAGCCGCAGCCGCATTACTACCGCGAGCCGAGGTTCCAGAGGCAGATGTCGGCCGGGCACGAGGCCGCGaaggcgatggcggcggaggaggggaggaagaagaagaagaagccgctGATCCCGCTGGTGGGCGCGCTCTTCAtgcggaggaagaagagcagcgGCAGCTGCCACGACGACTCGTTTTGA
- the LOC101753048 gene encoding WEB family protein At3g51220 isoform X2, whose amino-acid sequence MVGGGGGGGGEVVVLGRAEIDTRAPFRSVKEAVVLFGERVLAGELSAGRQLSVNQNRAAATRPNHHAVSITAGAVTTATPRPVPPVTAELAVAKQELEKEREEKQKMAGCIQSLQEELSHAMRELKRLKARDDEEAGAAAAAKVIDLEIDEGLSFTEAEKKPAPPRRSADGVAAAAGSELQKKRYVTFADPPTAAASRAPPLPDVVMELHRAPPQPQPHYYREPRFQRQMSAGHEAAKAMAAEEGRKKKKKPLIPLVGALFMRRKKSSGSCHDDSF is encoded by the exons ATGgtgggaggtggtggaggaggaggaggcgaggtgGTGGTGCTCGGCCGGGCGGAGATCGACACCAGGGCTCCGTTCCGCTCCGTCAAGGAGGCCGTCGTCCTCTTCGGCGAGAGGGTCCTCGCCGGGGAGCTCTCCGCCGGACGCCAACTCTCCGTCAACCAG AACCGAGCGGCGGCAACGAGACCCAACCACCACGCCGTCAGCATCACAGCCGGCGCTGTCACCACAGCTACACCACGCCCCGTGCCGCCGGTGACAGCAGAGCTTGCGGTGGCGAAGCAGGAGCTGGAGAAGGAGCGGGAGGAGAAGCAGAAGATGGCCGGGTGCATCCAGTCCCTGCAGGAGGAGCTCAGCCACGCCATGAGGGAGCTTAAGAGGCTCAAGGCgcgcgacgacgaggaggccggcgccgccgccgccgccaaggtcATCGACCTGGAGATCGACGAGGGCCTCAGCTTCACCGAGGCCGAGAAGAagccggcgccgccacggcgctCGGCCGACGGCGTCGCGGCTGCCGCCGGAAGCGAGCTCCAGAAGAAGAGGTACGTGACGTTCGCCGACccgccgacggccgccgcgtcccgcgcgccgccgttgccggaCGTCGTGATGGAGCTACACCGCGCGCCGCCCCAGCCGCAGCCGCATTACTACCGCGAGCCGAGGTTCCAGAGGCAGATGTCGGCCGGGCACGAGGCCGCGaaggcgatggcggcggaggaggggaggaagaagaagaagaagccgctGATCCCGCTGGTGGGCGCGCTCTTCAtgcggaggaagaagagcagcgGCAGCTGCCACGACGACTCGTTTTGA